In Micromonospora sp. NBC_01813, the following are encoded in one genomic region:
- a CDS encoding ABC transporter ATP-binding protein, giving the protein MLIRLLRRHLRPYGRPIAIVVLLQLVGTIASLYLPSLNGDLIDRGIAVGDTGHILRVGGWMLVVTAIQIGCSIAAVFYGARTAMAFGRDVRSAVFHQVGRFSAREVGQFGAPSLITRTTNDVQQVQMLVVLTFTMLVVAPIMCVGGIIMALREDFGLSWLMVVSVPVLGVAVSLIVRRMVPLFRAMQTRIDAVNRVLREQITGVRVVRAFVREPYETERFGIANAELTATALRAGRLMALFFPVVMLVLNVSSVAVLWFGAGRVDSGQIEIGSLTAFLSYLMQILMSVMMATFMLMMVPRAAVSAERITEVLDTESSVLPPTGPTAGPALPDGQPVRADLEFRAVTFQYPGAAAPVLRDITLRAGAGTTTAIIGSTGAGKTTLLSMVPRLFDATAGTVLVDGVDVREFDLDLLRRRIGVVPQRPYLFTGTVASNLRYGRPEATDEELWAALEVAQARDFVERMPGGLAASIAQGGTNVSGGQRQRLAIARAVVRRPEIYLFDDSFSALDLGTDARLRAALRPVTVDAAVVIVAQRVSTIIDADQIVVLENGAIVGVGRHAELLADCPTYAEIVASQLTVGVGA; this is encoded by the coding sequence ATGCTGATCAGACTTCTGCGGCGCCACCTGCGACCCTACGGCCGGCCGATCGCCATCGTGGTGCTGCTGCAACTCGTCGGCACGATCGCCTCGCTCTACCTGCCCAGTCTCAACGGCGACCTCATCGACCGGGGCATCGCCGTCGGGGACACCGGGCACATTCTGCGGGTCGGCGGCTGGATGCTGGTCGTCACCGCCATCCAGATCGGCTGCTCCATCGCCGCCGTCTTCTACGGTGCGCGTACCGCGATGGCGTTCGGTCGTGACGTGCGCTCGGCGGTCTTCCACCAGGTCGGGCGGTTCTCCGCGCGGGAGGTCGGCCAGTTCGGCGCGCCCTCGCTGATCACCCGCACCACCAACGACGTCCAGCAGGTGCAGATGCTGGTCGTGCTCACGTTCACGATGCTGGTCGTCGCCCCGATCATGTGCGTCGGTGGCATCATCATGGCGTTGCGGGAGGACTTCGGGCTGTCCTGGCTGATGGTGGTCAGTGTGCCGGTCCTCGGCGTTGCGGTGAGTTTGATCGTGCGTCGGATGGTGCCGCTGTTCCGGGCGATGCAGACCAGGATCGACGCCGTCAACCGGGTGCTGCGTGAGCAGATCACCGGCGTACGGGTGGTGCGGGCGTTCGTGCGGGAGCCGTACGAGACCGAGCGCTTCGGCATCGCCAACGCGGAGCTGACCGCGACCGCGCTGCGGGCCGGCCGGCTGATGGCGTTGTTTTTCCCGGTGGTGATGTTGGTGTTGAACGTCTCCAGCGTGGCCGTGCTCTGGTTCGGTGCCGGTCGGGTCGACTCCGGGCAGATCGAAATCGGCTCGCTGACCGCTTTCCTGAGCTACCTGATGCAGATCCTGATGTCGGTGATGATGGCGACGTTCATGCTGATGATGGTGCCCCGAGCGGCGGTCTCCGCCGAGCGGATCACCGAGGTTCTCGACACCGAGTCGTCGGTGCTGCCGCCCACCGGGCCGACGGCCGGTCCGGCACTGCCGGATGGGCAGCCGGTCCGCGCCGACCTGGAGTTCCGCGCGGTCACCTTCCAGTATCCGGGTGCGGCGGCACCGGTGCTGCGGGACATCACCCTGCGGGCGGGGGCCGGCACCACCACCGCGATCATCGGTAGCACCGGCGCGGGCAAGACGACTCTGCTGTCGATGGTGCCCCGGCTCTTCGACGCCACCGCCGGGACGGTGCTCGTCGACGGGGTCGACGTCCGGGAGTTCGACCTGGACCTGCTGCGGCGTCGGATCGGGGTGGTGCCGCAGCGGCCGTACCTGTTCACCGGCACGGTCGCCAGCAACCTGCGGTACGGCCGACCGGAGGCCACCGACGAGGAGCTGTGGGCGGCGCTGGAGGTGGCGCAGGCCCGGGACTTCGTCGAGCGGATGCCCGGCGGCCTGGCCGCGTCGATCGCCCAGGGCGGCACCAACGTCTCCGGTGGTCAGCGACAACGGCTGGCGATCGCCCGCGCGGTGGTCCGAAGACCGGAGATCTACCTGTTCGACGACTCGTTCTCCGCCCTCGATCTGGGCACCGATGCTCGGTTGCGGGCCGCGTTGCGGCCGGTCACCGTCGACGCCGCCGTCGTGATCGTCGCCCAGCGGGTTTCGACGATCATCGACGCCGACCAGATCGTCGTACTGGAGAACGGGGCGATCGTCGGTGTCGGCCGGCACGCCGAGCTGCTCGCCGACTGTCCCACGTACGCCGAGATCGTGGCGTCCCAACTCACCGTGGGGGTGGGCGCGTGA
- a CDS encoding ABC transporter ATP-binding protein has translation MNAGQPAEKSMNFGPSARRLLGRLRPYRWQLVGIVALAVASVALMVVGPLILGHATDLIFSGVLGARLPDGLTTDEAVAQARAAGNDTLADLLARGRVVPGVGIDFTRLGQVLAWALGLYIAASLLSWLQGYLLNGVVQRAVLRLRAEVEEKLHRLPLPYFDRQPRGELLSRVTNDIDNISQSLQQTLSQLLTSLLTVVGVLVMMVWISPLLAIVALLAVPLSVLVTQQIAKRSQKLFIAQWTHTGELNGQIEEAFTGHELVKVFGRQGEVEATFAAKNDELFRASFGAQFVSGIIMPSMMFIGNLSYVAIAVVGGLRVTSGQLSLGDVQAFIQYSRQFTQPLTQVASMANLLQSGVASAERVFDLLDAPEQTPDPDPAARLDRPHGRVEFEAVSFRYAPDQPLIDDLSLVAEPGQTVAIVGPTGAGKTTLVNLILRFYELDAGRITLDGVDVTTLRRADLRGQVGMVLQDTWLFGGTIRDNIAYGNPDASEAEILRAAQATFVDRFVRSLPDGYDTVLDEEGSNVSAGEKQLITIARAFLSDPSLLILDEATSSVDTRTEVLLQQAMAALRADRTSFVIAHRLSTIRDAHLILVLDGGRIVEQGSHPQLLAAGGAYRQLHDAQFAGAAD, from the coding sequence ATGAACGCCGGGCAGCCGGCCGAGAAGTCGATGAACTTCGGCCCCTCGGCGCGCCGGCTACTCGGCCGGCTGCGTCCGTACCGGTGGCAGTTGGTGGGGATTGTCGCGCTCGCCGTGGCGAGCGTGGCGCTGATGGTGGTCGGACCCCTGATCCTCGGCCACGCCACCGACCTGATCTTCTCCGGTGTGCTCGGCGCCCGGCTGCCCGACGGGCTCACCACCGACGAGGCGGTCGCCCAGGCGCGCGCCGCCGGCAACGACACCCTCGCCGACCTGCTGGCCCGGGGCCGGGTGGTGCCCGGCGTGGGCATCGACTTCACCCGACTCGGTCAGGTGCTCGCCTGGGCGTTGGGCCTCTACATCGCCGCGAGCCTGCTCTCCTGGTTGCAGGGTTACCTGCTCAACGGCGTCGTGCAGCGGGCCGTGCTGCGGCTGCGGGCCGAGGTGGAGGAGAAGCTGCACCGGCTGCCGCTGCCCTACTTCGACCGCCAGCCCCGGGGCGAGCTGCTCAGCCGGGTCACCAACGACATCGACAACATTTCGCAGAGCCTCCAGCAGACCCTCAGTCAGCTGCTGACGTCGCTGCTCACCGTGGTCGGCGTACTGGTGATGATGGTCTGGATCTCGCCGTTGCTGGCGATCGTCGCGCTGCTCGCGGTGCCGCTGTCGGTGTTGGTGACCCAGCAGATCGCGAAGCGTTCGCAAAAGTTGTTCATCGCACAGTGGACGCACACCGGTGAGCTGAACGGGCAGATCGAGGAGGCGTTCACCGGCCACGAGCTGGTCAAGGTCTTCGGCCGTCAGGGTGAGGTGGAGGCCACCTTCGCCGCCAAGAACGACGAACTGTTCCGGGCCAGCTTCGGTGCCCAGTTCGTGTCGGGCATCATCATGCCGTCGATGATGTTCATCGGGAACCTCAGCTACGTCGCCATCGCGGTGGTCGGCGGGCTGCGGGTCACCTCCGGGCAGCTCAGCCTCGGCGACGTGCAGGCGTTCATCCAGTACTCCCGGCAGTTCACCCAGCCACTGACCCAGGTCGCCTCGATGGCCAACCTGCTGCAGTCCGGGGTGGCGTCCGCCGAACGGGTCTTCGACCTGCTCGACGCGCCGGAGCAGACCCCGGACCCGGACCCGGCGGCGCGGCTCGACCGCCCGCACGGCCGGGTCGAGTTCGAGGCCGTCTCCTTCCGGTACGCCCCGGACCAGCCGCTGATCGACGATCTTTCCCTGGTGGCCGAGCCGGGCCAGACGGTGGCGATCGTCGGTCCCACCGGGGCCGGCAAGACCACCCTGGTCAACCTGATCCTGCGCTTCTACGAACTGGACGCCGGTCGGATCACCCTGGACGGGGTGGACGTCACCACGTTGCGCCGGGCCGACCTGCGCGGCCAGGTCGGCATGGTGCTGCAGGACACCTGGCTGTTCGGCGGCACCATCCGGGACAACATCGCGTACGGCAACCCGGACGCCAGCGAGGCGGAGATCCTGCGGGCCGCGCAGGCCACCTTCGTGGACCGGTTCGTCCGCAGCCTGCCCGACGGCTACGACACCGTCCTGGACGAGGAAGGCAGCAACGTCAGCGCCGGCGAGAAACAGCTGATCACCATCGCCCGCGCCTTCCTGTCCGACCCGTCGCTGCTGATCCTCGACGAGGCGACGAGTTCGGTGGACACCCGTACCGAGGTGTTGTTGCAGCAGGCGATGGCGGCGCTGCGTGCCGACCGGACCAGTTTCGTGATCGCCCACCGGCTCTCCACGATCCGCGACGCCCACCTGATCCTGGTGCTCGACGGTGGCCGGATCGTCGAGCAGGGCAGCCATCCGCAGCTGCTCGCGGCGGGCGGGGCGTACCGGCAGCTTCACGACGCGCAGTTCGCCGGGGCCGCCGACTAG